ATAGAATCTGCAATTATTTCATCGCGTTTTATTTGACTACCACGCATCACAGACCTTTACAGGGGAAAAAAACCTGTTCCCCAGTTCAGCAATACAAACATTAGACATATCAACTTCACCAACTCCCATCGCACCAGTGCAAATGTTTCTTAATGACTTTTTGAATTACACTAACAACAGGGAAACATTCTCTCGTAGCTGTCTGTTGgcgaggaggtggaggaggggtggtgttagggtttgatttttttttttttgtcagaggCTTAGATCAACGTTGTTCTACTTCTGGCAGTAGATCTTGTTTGCCATGAAAGATAATGGGTAAAGTCTAGTAACATTTCATTTCCTCGTTCATATCAAATGACAACACGCCAAGCAGAGTAACTAAAAACAACGGGAAGCAAACGAAAGTGTAGGTTGTGCAGATATGATATATAAAAGGCCTCTCTTTCCCTCTCTATGCTTGCACGGAAGATGACGTATAAGGAAATAAAGTTCTCATTCGACTACTCAAAATGTATATTAGATGCCAACCTTACGCATTTACGAGTAGAACGTCTGTGACAAATCTGTACGCGGTACACTGAGTCATTTGTATTGTGCGTCTAAGAAGTTTGAGTCTAGCATTAAGTATGATGGTAGTGCCGGCGTGGAATTCTGCATTCCTCTTCGTATTGGTATATCCCTCCTTCATGATATTTGTATTGTCAGCAACAAGAGGCCAAACGGTAAGTATTAATTCTTTTTGAAACATCTTTTTAATATCGTTATGTTCTTTCCACTACAAGTAATGAGCTAGGTTCCTGTACTTTCTTAAAGTGGTACCTATGGCTGTATAATCACCccagaaacaaagaaattataTTCGTTGTCTTTCCCgtcaagtttgctgttgttaaaggaattgaataaaaggGTTGTTTGGTTGCTATTAAAAACTTGTAAATCAGCTTTTCgcattaacattaattttaagtttaacTGCTATCGAATATAGGAACACCATGAATACAACCTGTTAAAGTATTCCGTTATGTTTATTTCTGATAGGTGAATCAATTAAAAGACGAGAGAGCAAACAGTTACAGGAGTAGAAGAAGCACGGAAAGTAAGTAGATACGTGTGTGtaaatgaatgtaattaaatgtACCATACTATGTAACAAAGAGTAAAAACAGAACGGTATCATTGAGTAATGTAAAATCCCGGATCCGCCCAAGTTGgattttgtttgttgtgtatGCTGTCAGTGTTATACGTGTTATTACTTAGGGCCTACGTTCTATGTGTCATAAATgctatatttttatttgttgtaCATAACCCACTAATTTTCTCATAGATGGTTTTTCAGAGGTCTACTACCGTCAACCTACTTTTCCGAAAgattgtcatgaaatatttcatgacacGTGTGATTGGGAAAATGTGACGTCGGGAGTGTATCTGATCCAGCCAACTGATTCTTTGGAACCCTTTCAGGTTTACTGTAACAATTCAATTGACGGTGGTGGTTGGACAGTGAGTATGACCCTTCTTGTCCGTCTTCGATTCAGGAGAGTAGTTCTACATATCACACGATCAAGGGTATTTTGGCTTAATTAAATCTCGATGGAGAATTGCCTTCAAATCATGCTTACCCTTCAAATGCATCATTTTTACAACATGAAAACGTCAAATATTCTTTCGAATCTGGTACGAAACGATCGATTTAGTCAATTATAATACAACGACTCTAGatgacaaaatattttgtcggaaatgtttttcaaaagaaGAAATGTGAAGATATATCGAAAGAGAATTGAAGCTAATGAAGTTGCTCACGTATGAGCTTAATAAAAAAACAGGAGGAAGAATGTTCCACTTCGTCAACCCTACACTACCGCCTctgcaccctcccccccccctcccctacatTCACCAACATATTGGAAACAGAACGTCTCTTCTTTTTCTAAATAACATTGAACAGAGCGAACGAACTTCGATACCTACAACGTCCATCTTGAAATTAGTGTTTCACAAAATTGCTTCGAATAATTGCTTATCTAGAAATTTATTCTCATGTATCTTATTCTGTACGGTGACACTTTTCGGCATATGCCGATTAAATTATTCCAAGATATATATTTCCCTTattagctttttttttaatatcagcGTAATGGCATGGATACTGTTAATATCATAATGAAGTAGAAAACAATGGATTGAAATTACTTTTTTATTAGATTTCATACTTCTAtacatgttttttctttaattacttTATTCAGGTATTTCAAAGACGAATTGATGGCTCGATCGACTTCTACCGAAACTGGAACGATTATACCCAAGGTTTTGGTTTCCTTCATAGAGAATTTTGGCTCGGAAATGAGAAATTATCtttcttaacaaatcaaaacgATTATAGTCTACGAGTCGATGTAACTGACATACACGGAAACTCTTACTTCGCAAAGTACGAACTTTTTCGCATCAGCGATGAAAATGGCAAATACAGATTGGTTAATATTGATGATTACGATTCTAGCAGTACAACAGGTAACCATCATCACGGATTAAGCTTTGTAAGCATTTCGAATGAAATGTGCACCTCTGTTTTGAACACATAGGCACGTAAGCGCAGGAAACAATGAATTTTCGACCAATTTGCGAGTTTGGAGGACTGGTAGTTGCAGTTCCTGCTGAATCTCGGTAGCGGAATTTTAAGGTTCTGCTGTCGAAATTATACTAGCGTTGATCTTTGCTATTATTCGTAACATATGCGTTGGATATTGATTATTCATAACCATGTtatcaacaacaagaaaaaaatctataaactaaagatttttttttattcatcaaTACTTTATTTTATCGTGCATATTGTACACTAGTTGAAATGAGTAactaaacatgaaatgaaatgtaaaatatttcgcATAACAAGATAAGAATGTAATGGAAATGTAAATGAAAGATTGCAAGATTAGAGAAGCCTTTTTTAATAAAGAAGATAATCAAATATGTTGGTGCTGGTGATCTctatttaactcaaatttagaCTACTTTTTTTCATCAGCACTAGGTACGCATATATTATATAGATTTATGTTctttaatcatatttttttttaggtgaCGATAAACTGAGCTGGCATAAAAACATGTCTTTCAGTACATATGATCGAgataacgacaactggaccgaCTTCAATTGTGCAGAGAGACACAAAGGCGCCTGGTGGTTTGGAGAACTCAACGATGACGAAGCATCTGGTTGTGTTACAGAACATGGTTATTGCGAGAGGTTTCCCAATGGTGATGGCTGTGCTGAGTGTGGTAATGTTCATTTGAACGCCGATTTCGATGGGTCAACACGCGGAACCAACATATTTTGGGATTCTATGACAGGTGATGATAACGATTGTGGTTTACATTACACGGAAATGAAACTACGGCCAAAAATTTAGGGACCAAAAACGACGACAGTTTTTTTCCAATGCGTTCGTAAACGCGCTCCGTATGAAGTTATTATTGAACTGCTAGTTGTTAgcatatataatatgaaagaaactCGATGCATATTTTAGAATAGAAGTAAGTTTTCTAGGTGTAGCAGAAACAACTCTTACCttgattccttttttttattttttttaaacgcGCTACGTGAAGGACCTCGTCCATTTTGGTAGTCTAATGTAGTACATTATTATGGAAATGGACGAATTTAACGAGGATTTAACATTTCCTTTTTAATGTTTGAAACATAAACGTAAAACGTAAAacgtaaaataaataaatatatatatatatatatatatatatatatataaagcaagagagggagagaggtgggtggagagacaTGTGAAGGCAGAGAGAGACTAGAGGTTTCCATTGAACATTTAAACTGCTAATTGCTattcttaattattttgttttatactgcGGACATAAGTTCCTTCCCTGTTGAACTGATAGCGCCAATGCTGAATTATATACGGCTGCACTCTATGAAATTCCTCTTCCTTCTATTTTAATGTAAACTTGAAATAACATCGTTCACCAAACAAACCAAGGAAGGAAGCTTCGAACCTGACTGAATGCCAATTGCTTCCTTATTCTTCTTTCTAATTCTTAAATCATTCcagtgaaataaaacaaacacttCATCTCATGTGTTTTTGTGTCATAACTTTAACATAGGCAAATTACACGCTCGTCAGTGAAAGATAAGTTAAACGTTCAGGTAGACCAAGAGCATTTCCTCTTACTCAGTGCAGTATGGAGTCTATATACCACTGATGTAATATGGGTGATATTGTTCATTGAAACAGTTTAAATTAATACACTTATCATGTATCTCTAGTCAAATAAAAGCATCATTATCAGAATGATTGGTGCACATCACCAACGTAGATATCTTAATAGCTGCAATTAATGTTGGCTTCCCACATGTCAAATTGATATCTCTTCGGAAACACTTGAAAAGCCAGATTGATCGTTTACTATAACATGAGACAAATACATGTATAATTCGACTGCAGACGTGGCGTTTTTCGCACGTATCATACCAATCCCTGGAATTGCCCAGATAAAACATATTCGTTATACCCTCCTCCCAGAATATACCAATTCGTGATACCCTGCTCCATATTCTTTCAAACCCGCGCACACCTTTATTTTCAAACCTTCCAGAACATGAACAGAAGACGGATAAATTATCTTTCTTAGGTGGCGCTGTGCATAAATAATGCTTGCAGCCGTTTCAACGACGGCAAAAATTCGCATTATGCATGTCATGTACGGTACTATGTATGCATCTGTCATTTGAAATCACATGTATAAATAATAGGTCGGCTAAGTCGTCACTGAAGGTTTAGTGAACATTTCTCTCGTTGAAGGTATTAAAAGTTACATGGATCATACAGGTTTCTTTAAAACTATAGTTGAGTCACCTCGACAATGTGTTTCTTACTGTTCTTTACTAAAGAAAGGAATATCCTGCTGCATTCCTCAGATCAGGAATAGTTGCAAATGCTTCTCTATATGTAATAGCTCCCTGCTTCCAAAACACGTTCTTGGAGTTCTTTGTAACAGTTTGATGTTTCGGTTATGAGTTTCAACGGACATTCCGCTTTACCAAATATATAATTGTAGTCCAGTCCATCTTCCCGACAGGTGATGTCAAAAGCTTCCAGGTGCCATGCATGTAGCAGTAATGTCTGTGTTAAGCTTTGGCTATGataatacaaagaaataaatacataaaatagaGCTTCTCCGTTACCTCAAAGACAACGGAAATTGCACCCAATCTGTTACTCTGCTTACCAAAAGACCTTACTTCCTTCTGTCATCCCTGTATGTTGTGCTATATATCTGTATTATTTATTTAGTcccttgtagtttctgttactttGTCATTTAGCCCCTggaaaagatcctgctaggatggaaacgtCAGGTCCCCttactttaacatatttttttatacgGGCTATTTAGTGGATACTCAtgagtttgctaacagtttttgtctTATTATGATACCTGTATGTTGTGAGAATGGCTTATCGGTATGAGGTTGGTGTCAAGGGGTCTTCCGCTGAGAATGGGATTGATTATCATCGAGaagcatttcaaaattttctttcatggcCCTAACGGACTTTCTTACTACGGggttcaccagctaaaggtccgCTTGGTTTACGGGCtcggggggttggggtggggactTGAGCGTTATCTCTATTAGCTCGGTTAGTAACCCGGGTCAGGTATCTGTGCCGTTGTAATCCCGAAGGTAATTGCCGGGGGATGGGGTTAATTGTCCTCGAGGTATTTGTCCTCggggtgtatgtccgggggtagttgtcccgggGGGAATTGTCCTCGGAGTTATTCGTCCTCGGGGGTTTTTGTCAGGTGGGTGATTGTCAGGGGTAACATGTCCCGGGGGTATGAGTCCGGGGGGTTAATGTCAGaagggggtagttgtccggcaGCCCTGATTTTAAGTGTTTAAACTGACTAAATTCCAGTTGGAAATCGACTGCATTTTTAGAACATTCGTCTAATGGTTATGTTCGTGTGCAAAGCTTGCTTCAAGATTTATCTcccgaaaaaaataattaatctCGTTCTGTGTTCACTTGCAATGCGTCTTATGGTTTAAAAATACAGTAAAGAACCAATTTTACCACATATGTGAAAACCGCATAGTAGGTATCGGCTACTCGAGTCATCCAAAGACATTTACCAAAtctaatattttctgttttagaACTTAACTcaaaaaaatgagtcttcaagaTGTTAGTCTACCAACAATACAAAGAGGGTTTACCATATATTAGGGAAAATAACcgtcaataacaacaaaatcatGGTGTCAACTTAAATGGCAATGATATGTTTTGGTAATTTCTTTTCTATATCAGAGGCCCTGTAAAACACGTGGATGAATTTATCACCATATTCACACACTCAGGCACAAACCTCATCAAAGTAAAAAGCATTCTTTGGGTAACTGTTTTTTAGCTAAAAGATAGCACATTTATATCAGTCAGTAAATGGTTGTTGGTGTTAATCATTTGACAGAGAGTATGATGAAGTTATATAAAGAAGAAGACAACAAATCataatttattctttatttgttcatgattatttattttaacagaTTTGTCACATGCCAAATTGGTTGTTATTCAGTATTGTCAAGTCTTTACCTCACTAGTTTATCTTTATAAAATCGTTATCCACAGTGATTCAGAAGTGGCCAACACGCAACCTTTCCCAATGAAGTCGAACATTTATCTAAATTCTAAATATATTCAGAGAACTACTACAATTCCCTCCTTGTTCTATTACTCTTCAAACGTTTCTGTAAATACAAAACCTCGCTAACTCTTTTGTCTTGTCCTGAtagttttttttgttatttgtaataCTCTGGCCAGCGAGGTTCATCGAAACTAATGCATCAAACGTACAGAATATTTGAGGATTTTAAATCTTTACAGTAGGGTAGACTTTAGCACAAAACTAGTTGCATTATGGAATCACTGTTGAATTAGTTACTCACATTATAAGTTAAGGACGATTTGTGGACGAAAAACATCcacaaaatgtattttgtacGTCTTGTTCGCTTGGTGTCTTCAAAACTTCATCAGGTTCGAGGCcgtattttcatttctgttgacTTTATGTTATAATAACCACCGGGGAAATTATACCAATAGATGGTAAAAGATCCAGTGTAAGGTGCATTGAggtcacaataataataataataataatcgtaCCACCATGCACTACTAAAATAATCGGCATAATCATAATAAGAATAACCATCGTTGTCCTCATCTTGTGTAGAGAATTCAGCACCATTGTGATAACGCATAGCGTCGTAACCTAGGTAAGGAGAAAACAAGAGTGTATGAAATCATGAACAGTTATAGAACAAAATGATGGCGATAATTGATTACAATTTGATAGTATTATAAAAGATTGACTGGTCATTTCATGGagctattaattattaaaatctgACAGTTTGCTATCCTTattatctttctcttttttgttgTACCCACGAGCTGCACTCTGTATGAGTTGttgtgtaatattgtgacaGGGTCAAAACATGTAATCGCGCATACATATTAGCATTTTGAATGCGTAATGCTAGATTGAGGACATACGGTGTGTACGGTGAGTACGATGTGGACATATCGACTGATATTTTCCTCCAATTTTTGTTAATGGACTAATATTTTGTAGGCAAAAACACACCCTTGTGTGATGATACTGTGATCGTGTGTTCGGTATAGCTATCGTCATGAGCCACTGGAGGTACTTGACATAAGACATCGGTTGAACACGTACTTGTTTTTCGTTCATTATATAGAACTAaaggaaattattatttttttatattataattgtTCTGTATATCGATGATGGTGTGACATTACGCCGGTTTTTATTTACTTCCATTCGGGATTAAGTTTTCAGTTACACCACTCTGGATAATCTAAAATGAataacctctctctctcttgatAAATCACTTTGCTATATCTAACCATTGTAAATCAAAGTTACAATATTTTGGAAGATGATATCGCTAGACTATTGGTTTATTGTTTTCCTTCTGACATTGGAAAGCTAATTTAAAAATGACAGGTTGCAGCCGTTACAGATTAAAATTACAATGTTCTCCCAATCACAAAGAGgatatttcatatcaaatttttatgtttacatttatttcccctatatatatatatattttttttgggggggagatAGAGGCTGCACTGCATCAACATTTTAAGAATCTGATAGCATCATCTTACAACAGCACACCTAAATGGCCATATCCATTTGACATTTGTGATCGTGGAGCTCCATGTATTTTACTTCACACTTCTTGCTGGTATTCCCTGTCATATACACTGGGTTGTTACGGTATGctaaaaaaatacatatgttCAGCCTGGCCAATTCAATTTGGTGAGAAGCTACGACGAACAGtgacatttgaaataaatatcttcGAGGTTTATCCATCATTCGCCCGATCTTGGATGCATCCAGTCATCTCGATGCAGTGAAATTATGTTTAATTGACGTTGTTACGTACAATGACATGTTAATATCATCGCCTAGTTTAATATACAGCACATATAGCTACTATCGTACGTATGATATTGCTTCTTTTTAATTTAAGGTTAATAGTGGATTCTCATTGGAGTTTTTGCTTTCTCTGTCAATCTTTAAAGCTTCTAGCTTGTGGTAGTTAAAGTTTATAGCGAAAACGCCAAAACTAAAGACCTTATATTGCTAATCACTTTGTCATTATCATGTAGTGAGTACACATTTTTCATATAACCGCTGAAAGAAGTCCTCTCAATCATAGGTCATTTAGCTATAATAGTATTTGACTACCAGACACACCAGATTATTAATGTAGTTGGGAAAGAAGAAGAACTCACCTACTGTACTGGAAGAGTCATAACCACTGACGCTGAGTAAGTAATTAGTTCCCTCATTGCCTACGCTGAAGGAACTGTACTTAGCATAGTAATGTTCTCCAGATTTGGAAACAAAATCTATTCTTAGTTCATATTGGGTTTGGCTCGTCAACGCTGCAAGTTTGTCATTGCCAAGCCAGAAATTTCTATCGATGTCGCCGAAACCATCTTTGTAATCGTCCCAGTATAAGAAAAAGTCGACACTACTATCAACACGGCGTTGAAAAACCTGTAAGTTCAGTAAATAAAAGAAGGACTTAATCATGAAAAAAGCTGGTTATCGATCTCGAATGAACGGTAACTATTTTGCTGCAAGGGTTATCATACATTTTCATCAACTTGGTATTAATGCAGATGCAaaagtcaaaaatatttcattgcttCTCCAACGGTACAAGTGGAGCTTGTATTTTCATGCATATGATGAAATGAATTTAGGATCGAATTTCGATTTGGATATCTCTTCATTCAAAGcagtttctttttaaataaCCACGCACAAGACATGTCTAGGCAACTACAATTGTACATTAGTAAATATAACTCCATTAATCAATCGCTATAATTATCGTCTATATAGTACGAAATATACATGACTTTCCAATTTGATCGAATATAATCTAGACTTACTTTAAATAATACTTAtgataaaataaagaaatattcatACCAGAAATGTTTCCATGATACAGGAAACACAAATCAATCAAATTGATAGACCCTCAAATCCACTATCCCAGTTCCCTTACATTAAGACAGGAACCGCTTTAGACTAAGTTTCAAAGTTAACAACCTTTTTGGTGAGATTTAATATATTATAGCGTCCATATGGACCACTGTATATCCTTCTATAATCAGTTGTGAACTTGATAAGAAGTGCAACAATGGCTACGATATTTAAATGAATGGAACGTTACCAATATTCATCCTTGAAATAACAACACATGCATGGACAATCAGTTACGTACCAACCAGCCTCCTCCATCTGTGACATCGCATGTGACCTGAAATGGCACATCTTGCCCAGCTGGTTGTATACTTTGGATGCTATTTGATATTTCTCCTCTAAATCCACCACAGTCTGGGGAAGTGGCTTGAGTACACAGGACTCCGTCCCCCGTGTACCCTGTGTTACAGTAACACTTTAATATACCTCGTC
This window of the Apostichopus japonicus isolate 1M-3 chromosome 9, ASM3797524v1, whole genome shotgun sequence genome carries:
- the LOC139974230 gene encoding fibrinogen-like protein A, which gives rise to MMVVPAWNSAFLFVLVYPSFMIFVLSATRGQTVNQLKDERANSYRSRRSTENGFSEVYYRQPTFPKDCHEIFHDTCDWENVTSGVYLIQPTDSLEPFQVYCNNSIDGGGWTVFQRRIDGSIDFYRNWNDYTQGFGFLHREFWLGNEKLSFLTNQNDYSLRVDVTDIHGNSYFAKYELFRISDENGKYRLVNIDDYDSSSTTGDDKLSWHKNMSFSTYDRDNDNWTDFNCAERHKGAWWFGELNDDEASGCVTEHGYCERFPNGDGCAECGNVHLNADFDGSTRGTNIFWDSMTGDDNDCGLHYTEMKLRPKI